The following are from one region of the Ischnura elegans chromosome X, ioIscEleg1.1, whole genome shotgun sequence genome:
- the LOC124171442 gene encoding 39S ribosomal protein L2, mitochondrial, with protein sequence MATWGLKSLFSFALEPKLNPFSSKVLFRCIAKDVTVPKPGAGACYRRVVHFPKKYTVEPIPYTRLGGRDPITKRLVAKGIGGGIKFPYHWVDWHRLPPNATEPLVEKVLHIIKDGCRTANIALVASGDRMRYIMATENMKPGDIIKSSNEIPRIPVRVYEGDAHPLGAYPIGTQVCDVEMIPGKGGFLAHGAGTCCTVVRRIGDRVIVQLPSKQELSLQQECMAVAGRMSNVMHNKTPIGSAQKNRELGNRPRSGLWQRKTGRFGRKIRPLPPVRVISSEKPEDPLKISLDVNWT encoded by the exons ATGGCTACTTGGGGACTGAAGTCCCTTTTCTCCTTTGCATTAGAGCCTAAGCTGAATCCTTTTTCAAGTAAAGTGCTCTTTCGGTGTATAGCAAAAGATGTAACGGTTCCCAAGCCTGGAGCTGGGGCTTGTTATCGACGGGTGGTACATTTCCCCAAGAAGTACACAGTCGAGCCAATCCCATACACGAGACTGGGCGGTAGAGACCCTATTACAA AGAGGCTTGTGGCGAAAGGAATAGGAGGAGGAATCAAATTTCCTTACCACTGGGTTGATTGGCATAGATTACCGCCAAATGCTACGGAACCCCTGGTTGAAAAAGTGTTGCACATTATTAAAGATGGGTGCCGTACTGCTAATATTGCCCTGGTTGCCAGTGGTGATAGAATGCGCTACATAATGGCTACAGAGAACATGAAGCCTGGTGACATAATTAAGTCATCAAATGAAATTCCTCGGATTCCAG TGCGTGTCTATGAAGGTGATGCCCATCCTCTCGGAGCTTATCCGATTGGCACTCAGGTGTGTGATGTTGAGATGATACCTGGGAAGGGAGGATTCTTAGCTCATGGTGCTGGAACATGTTGCACTGTGGTGCGGCGCATTGGTGATAGAGTGATTGTTCAGCTCCCATCCAAGCAAGAATTGTCTTTGCAGCAGGAATGCATGGCAGTTGCTG GGAGGATGTCTAATGTGATGCATAACAAAACCCCCATTGGAAGTGCTCAAAAGAACCGAGAGCTAGGAAACAGACCCAGGTCAGGATTATGGCAGAGGAAAACTGGGCGCTTTGGCCGCAAAATCAGGCCCCTTCCTCCAGTTAGAGTAATAAGTTCTGAAAAGCCTGAAGATCCTTTGAAGATTAGTCTAGATGTGAATTGGACATAG